Proteins encoded in a region of the Ruegeria sp. AD91A genome:
- a CDS encoding LysR family transcriptional regulator, protein MDWDKLRIFHAVADAGSLTHAGDKLNLSQSAVSRQIRALEESLDATLFHRHARGLILTEQGELLFDATSAMSKRLDAAAARIRDSEEEVFGVLRVTTTFGFGTLWLAPRLPKLYEQYPDLNIDLMLEERVLDLPMREADVAIRMKEPSQADLVRKRLMTVQMMLYATQDYIETHGGMLQSLDEIKDHRLICQTPAAPQVGASASMVRHLMTYNPGSLLTVNNYFGVLQGVLHNLGIGVLPDYVTQDFPHLVPILSDIETADVPVYLAYPEELRHSKRVGAFRDFVQDEIIAQRKQLKQMGKL, encoded by the coding sequence ATGGATTGGGACAAGCTTAGAATATTTCACGCGGTGGCAGATGCCGGCAGCCTCACGCACGCCGGAGACAAGCTTAATCTGTCTCAATCCGCCGTAAGCCGACAGATCCGTGCACTGGAAGAGTCGCTGGATGCCACTCTTTTCCACCGTCATGCCCGGGGGCTGATTCTTACTGAACAGGGTGAATTGCTGTTCGACGCCACATCCGCCATGTCCAAACGGCTTGATGCCGCTGCTGCGCGTATTCGGGACAGCGAAGAAGAGGTCTTTGGTGTCTTGCGGGTCACGACGACTTTCGGGTTCGGAACACTCTGGTTAGCCCCGCGCCTGCCCAAGCTGTACGAGCAATACCCTGATCTGAACATCGACCTGATGCTTGAAGAACGCGTTCTTGACCTGCCAATGCGCGAGGCCGACGTCGCCATCCGCATGAAAGAACCAAGCCAGGCTGATCTGGTGCGCAAACGTCTGATGACAGTTCAGATGATGTTGTATGCGACCCAGGACTATATCGAGACCCATGGCGGCATGCTGCAATCACTGGACGAGATCAAGGACCACCGTCTGATCTGTCAGACCCCTGCGGCACCGCAGGTTGGAGCCAGTGCATCCATGGTGCGCCACCTGATGACCTATAATCCCGGCTCCTTGCTGACGGTGAACAACTATTTTGGCGTGCTTCAGGGCGTATTGCACAATCTGGGTATCGGTGTCCTGCCCGACTATGTCACGCAGGATTTTCCGCACCTTGTGCCCATCCTGTCAGACATCGAAACTGCAGATGTCCCGGTCTACTTGGCCTACCCGGAAGAATTACGGCACTCAAAACGCGTTGGCGCGTTCCGAGATTTCGTGCAGGACGAAATCATCGCGCAGCGCAAACAGCTGAAACAGATGGGAAAACTGTAG
- a CDS encoding mechanosensitive ion channel family protein, translated as MFHLPRLVLAIISALFLAVPLYAQDTGSTSTVTIPEDLTPEQVDDLVARMSDDQVRAILLERLDAVAEKQAAEKANVEDPLTEISDIWAEMVTSWTHVLTTVPNIVTAQITAFSNFSDTFGTTGVFTLFGLVLSVLVVGFIAEKLFIFLTRRWHEATEAADEADLWGAVSYLFRRFCREIAGLIVFYVVIRAVGRGLLTTEQITYAAPFVFYLIWVPRLGAAASRFVLAPEKPQFRLVNIDDHWAKYLHRNLIGLLILIGFTLFVVRFNALNGITGDDTRIGFWLNAAIHIYIAVIAWTAREGLSQMMLGTDPDHTKFDEEVAHYYPYFAIGVSVAIWLLVEFLVAQRDPSTLRLLTNGAHFTTLFWLLIVPALDTLIRGLVRHLQPPMSGEGPLAERAYRSAKRSYIRIGRVIAGLVVVFMIARAWHLDLRNVASAGVGAEVGGAVIEFLLIIAVGYILNEVVSLWINRRLAREQTAAEELDEEAGGEGGGAGGSRLATVLPLMRITAQITIAVIFGLLALGALGINITPLLAGAGVLGLAIGFGAQKLVADIVGGVFFLIDDAFRVGEYVDVGGTMGTVEKISVRSMQLRHHRGAVHTIPYGEIQKLTNFSRDWVIMKLKFTVPFDTDPNKVKKIFKKIGAEMMADETHKDGFLQPFKSQGVFDFDDVGMIIRGKFMAKPGKQFTLRKEIFNRVKAAFKENGIDFARREVRVAMPGQEEAENLTPEQKAAVGAAAAAQLNKDQGSA; from the coding sequence ATGTTCCACCTACCCCGCCTCGTTTTGGCGATCATCTCCGCATTATTCTTGGCGGTGCCGCTATACGCACAAGACACCGGTTCAACTTCTACCGTGACCATTCCGGAAGACCTGACACCCGAACAGGTCGACGATCTGGTCGCGCGTATGTCCGATGACCAGGTTCGCGCCATTCTATTGGAACGCCTTGATGCCGTGGCGGAAAAACAAGCCGCCGAGAAGGCGAACGTAGAAGACCCGTTGACGGAAATAAGCGATATCTGGGCAGAGATGGTCACGTCTTGGACTCATGTTCTGACCACCGTTCCCAACATTGTCACGGCACAGATAACCGCGTTCAGCAATTTTAGTGACACGTTCGGAACGACAGGTGTCTTTACTCTGTTCGGGCTTGTCCTCTCAGTGCTTGTTGTCGGGTTTATTGCTGAAAAGCTGTTTATATTCCTGACCCGCCGCTGGCATGAGGCAACCGAAGCGGCGGACGAGGCCGACCTTTGGGGCGCCGTCAGCTACCTGTTTCGTCGGTTCTGCCGGGAAATCGCCGGGCTGATCGTATTCTATGTCGTGATACGCGCGGTCGGCCGCGGCCTTCTGACAACGGAACAGATCACCTATGCCGCTCCGTTTGTATTTTATCTAATCTGGGTGCCGCGTTTGGGTGCAGCGGCGTCACGCTTTGTTCTGGCACCGGAGAAACCTCAATTCCGGTTGGTCAATATAGACGACCACTGGGCAAAGTACCTGCATCGCAACCTGATCGGATTGTTGATCCTGATCGGGTTCACGCTGTTCGTCGTTCGGTTCAACGCGCTTAATGGCATCACGGGTGACGATACCCGCATTGGCTTCTGGCTGAACGCCGCAATTCACATCTATATCGCCGTAATCGCCTGGACTGCTCGCGAAGGGCTTTCGCAAATGATGCTGGGGACGGACCCGGATCATACGAAGTTCGATGAAGAAGTTGCGCATTATTATCCCTATTTTGCCATCGGCGTTTCGGTGGCGATCTGGCTGCTGGTTGAGTTTCTGGTCGCACAGCGCGACCCATCGACATTGAGGTTGCTGACCAACGGTGCACATTTCACAACCTTGTTCTGGTTGCTGATCGTCCCCGCGCTTGACACGCTGATCCGTGGTTTGGTGCGGCATTTGCAACCCCCCATGTCGGGCGAAGGCCCTCTTGCCGAACGCGCCTACCGTTCTGCGAAACGCAGCTATATCCGGATTGGTCGCGTTATCGCGGGCCTGGTCGTGGTTTTCATGATCGCACGCGCGTGGCACCTTGACCTGCGCAATGTCGCCTCAGCCGGTGTTGGTGCCGAAGTCGGCGGTGCTGTGATTGAGTTCCTGCTGATCATCGCCGTTGGCTATATCCTGAACGAGGTCGTCTCGTTGTGGATCAACCGTCGATTGGCAAGGGAACAAACTGCGGCCGAGGAGCTAGACGAAGAAGCAGGCGGTGAAGGCGGCGGTGCCGGTGGATCTCGTCTGGCGACCGTTTTGCCCCTGATGCGGATAACGGCCCAGATCACAATTGCCGTGATTTTTGGCCTGCTGGCACTGGGTGCATTAGGCATCAACATCACGCCGCTGCTGGCCGGTGCCGGTGTTCTGGGCCTGGCTATCGGCTTTGGCGCGCAGAAGCTGGTCGCTGATATCGTGGGCGGGGTATTCTTCCTGATCGACGATGCCTTCCGCGTAGGAGAATATGTCGACGTCGGCGGCACGATGGGAACGGTCGAGAAGATCTCGGTTCGCTCAATGCAGCTGCGTCACCATCGAGGTGCCGTGCATACGATACCGTATGGTGAGATTCAGAAGCTGACAAACTTCAGCCGTGACTGGGTTATCATGAAGCTGAAATTCACCGTGCCGTTTGATACCGACCCCAACAAGGTCAAGAAGATCTTCAAGAAGATCGGTGCCGAGATGATGGCCGACGAGACCCACAAGGATGGCTTCCTGCAACCCTTCAAATCGCAGGGCGTGTTCGACTTTGACGATGTCGGCATGATCATCCGCGGCAAGTTCATGGCCAAGCCCGGAAAACAATTCACACTGCGCAAGGAAATCTTCAACCGGGTCAAGGCAGCCTTCAAGGAAAACGGCATCGACTTTGCCCGCCGTGAGGTGCGTGTTGCGATGCCGGGGCAGGAAGAAGCCGAAAACCTGACCCCGGAACAGAAGGCCGCTGTAGGTGCCGCAGCCGCAGCTCAACTCAACAAAGACCAGGGGTCAGCGTAA
- the purL gene encoding phosphoribosylformylglycinamidine synthase subunit PurL, producing MQEPAITPDLIAAHGLKPEEYDMILEIIGREPTFTELGIFSAMWNEHCSYKSSKKWLRTLPTSGPQVICGPGENAGVVDIGDGQAVVFKMESHNHPSYIEPYQGAATGVGGILRDVFTMGARPIASMNALSFGEPGHHKTRQLVNGVVEGIGGYGNCFGVPCVGGEVRFHPAYNGNCLVNAFAAGLADSDKIFYSAASGVGMPVVYLGAKTGRDGVGGATMASAEFDDTIEEKRPTVQVGDPFTEKRLMEATLELMRTGAVISIQDMGAAGLTCSAVEMGDKGGLGVRLDLENVPQREENMTAYEMMLSESQERMLMVLKPELEAEARAVFEKWDLDFAIVGETIAEDRFLIMHNGEVKADLVLSKLSSTAPEYDRPWEPTPEAEELAEVPQIDPIDGLRALLASPNYAGKQWVYEQYDTMVMADSVRTPGLGAGMVRVHGTDKVLAFTSDVTPRYVRANPFEGGKQAVAEAYRNLTAVGAKPLATTDNLNFGNPEKPEIMGQFVGAIQGIGAAVDALDMPIVSGNVSLYNETDGQAILPTPTIGAVGLLQHSDEVIGNEVREGHVALVIGETKGHLGQSALLAEVFNREDGDAPHVDLDAEKRNGDFIRANREMIKACTDLSDGGIAQAAFELAEAAGVGVCLDDAPTEFLFGEDQARYLVACNFDQAEALMIAAGQTGVPLNAVGRFTGETVKIGSSEASLDELAAVYRNSFAEAVA from the coding sequence ATGCAAGAGCCCGCCATCACACCCGATCTGATTGCTGCACATGGGCTCAAGCCCGAGGAATACGACATGATCCTCGAGATCATCGGGCGTGAACCTACTTTCACCGAGCTTGGCATTTTCTCGGCCATGTGGAACGAACACTGTTCCTACAAGTCTTCGAAGAAATGGTTGCGCACCCTGCCCACCTCTGGGCCTCAGGTGATTTGCGGCCCGGGTGAGAACGCAGGTGTGGTCGATATCGGCGACGGTCAGGCTGTGGTCTTCAAGATGGAAAGCCACAATCACCCGTCTTACATCGAACCTTATCAGGGTGCTGCGACCGGCGTGGGGGGCATCCTGCGCGACGTCTTCACGATGGGCGCACGCCCCATCGCGTCCATGAACGCTTTGTCCTTTGGCGAACCCGGCCATCACAAGACCCGCCAACTGGTCAATGGTGTGGTCGAAGGGATTGGCGGCTACGGAAACTGCTTTGGCGTGCCTTGCGTCGGTGGCGAAGTCCGCTTCCACCCTGCCTACAACGGTAACTGCCTGGTGAACGCATTTGCAGCCGGTCTGGCCGACAGTGACAAGATCTTCTACTCGGCTGCCTCGGGCGTAGGTATGCCCGTCGTCTACCTAGGTGCAAAAACCGGTCGCGACGGCGTGGGCGGCGCAACCATGGCATCCGCCGAGTTCGACGACACCATCGAAGAAAAGCGCCCCACCGTGCAGGTCGGCGACCCCTTCACCGAAAAACGCCTGATGGAGGCGACGCTGGAACTGATGCGGACCGGTGCGGTGATCTCGATCCAGGATATGGGCGCGGCGGGCCTGACCTGTTCCGCCGTTGAAATGGGCGACAAGGGCGGCCTTGGCGTGCGTCTTGATCTGGAAAATGTCCCCCAGCGCGAAGAAAACATGACAGCCTATGAGATGATGCTGTCCGAGTCCCAGGAGCGTATGCTGATGGTCCTCAAGCCTGAGCTTGAGGCCGAGGCCCGCGCCGTCTTCGAAAAATGGGATCTTGATTTCGCAATCGTTGGCGAAACGATTGCCGAAGACCGCTTCCTGATCATGCATAACGGCGAAGTCAAAGCCGATCTGGTTCTGTCCAAACTGTCTTCTACCGCGCCGGAATACGACCGCCCATGGGAGCCTACGCCAGAGGCAGAGGAACTGGCCGAAGTGCCTCAGATCGACCCAATTGACGGGCTGCGCGCTCTGCTCGCTTCGCCCAACTACGCAGGCAAGCAGTGGGTCTATGAACAGTACGACACCATGGTGATGGCGGATTCCGTCCGTACGCCGGGTCTGGGTGCGGGCATGGTTCGCGTCCACGGTACCGACAAGGTGCTTGCCTTCACATCCGACGTGACCCCGCGCTATGTGCGCGCAAACCCTTTTGAGGGCGGCAAACAAGCCGTGGCCGAAGCCTATCGCAACCTGACCGCCGTTGGCGCAAAGCCGCTGGCCACCACGGACAACCTGAACTTCGGCAACCCCGAAAAGCCCGAGATCATGGGCCAGTTTGTCGGTGCCATTCAGGGCATCGGCGCCGCCGTTGACGCGTTGGATATGCCGATCGTGTCGGGCAACGTGTCTCTATACAATGAGACCGACGGGCAGGCCATTCTACCAACCCCCACCATTGGTGCAGTCGGCCTGTTGCAGCACTCGGACGAGGTCATCGGCAACGAGGTGCGCGAAGGTCATGTCGCGCTGGTGATAGGTGAAACCAAGGGGCATCTGGGTCAGTCCGCCCTGTTGGCAGAGGTCTTCAACCGCGAAGACGGCGATGCACCTCATGTCGATCTGGATGCCGAAAAGCGCAACGGTGATTTCATCCGCGCCAACCGCGAAATGATCAAGGCCTGCACCGACCTCAGCGATGGCGGTATCGCTCAGGCTGCCTTCGAACTGGCGGAAGCCGCAGGCGTTGGCGTGTGTCTGGACGATGCGCCGACTGAGTTCCTGTTCGGTGAAGATCAGGCCCGCTATCTTGTTGCGTGCAATTTCGATCAGGCCGAGGCATTGATGATTGCTGCCGGTCAGACCGGCGTTCCGCTGAATGCGGTTGGTCGTTTCACCGGCGAGACGGTCAAGATCGGCAGCTCGGAAGCCTCGCTTGATGAACTTGCCGCAGTTTACCGCAACAGCTTTGCCGAGGCCGTAGCCTGA
- a CDS encoding BolA/IbaG family iron-sulfur metabolism protein gives MPMSAHEIEHLLREAFPDAEIQVGGQDGVHMSAMVVDESFRGKNRVQQQRAVYAALKGKMDGPDGELHALALTTKVPE, from the coding sequence ATGCCGATGAGCGCCCACGAAATCGAACACCTGCTGCGCGAAGCCTTTCCTGATGCCGAGATTCAGGTCGGTGGCCAGGACGGTGTTCATATGTCTGCCATGGTGGTGGACGAAAGCTTTCGCGGAAAGAACCGGGTACAACAGCAGCGTGCCGTTTATGCCGCGCTGAAAGGCAAGATGGATGGCCCGGATGGTGAGTTGCACGCGCTGGCCCTGACCACCAAAGTGCCGGAGTAA
- the grxD gene encoding Grx4 family monothiol glutaredoxin, with amino-acid sequence MTDVKTQIDETVKANDVVLYMKGTKEMPQCGFSSRVAGVLNYMGVEYTDVNVLADEDVRQGIKDYSDWPTVPQLYVKGEFVGGCDIITEMTLSGELDTLFEENGVGYNKEAADKIREANA; translated from the coding sequence ATGACCGACGTAAAAACCCAGATCGACGAAACCGTCAAAGCCAATGACGTGGTGCTGTACATGAAAGGCACCAAGGAAATGCCTCAATGTGGCTTCTCGTCCCGTGTTGCCGGTGTTCTGAACTACATGGGTGTTGAATACACCGACGTGAACGTACTGGCCGACGAAGACGTGCGTCAGGGCATCAAGGACTATTCCGACTGGCCGACCGTGCCGCAGCTGTATGTCAAGGGCGAATTCGTAGGCGGTTGCGACATCATCACCGAAATGACCCTGTCCGGCGAACTGGACACGTTGTTTGAAGAAAACGGTGTCGGCTACAACAAGGAAGCAGCCGACAAAATCCGCGAAGCAAACGCGTAA
- a CDS encoding MliC family protein, with amino-acid sequence MTNLRNLFCGALLVFPATAALAEIDILSVTFTCENGVPLPVTYFNALDGSGAAATMVDNTLVAMRQVESGSGIRYESVGDQGTYILRSKGWNAAISYLAAGAANEQVIYQDCSSR; translated from the coding sequence ATGACGAACCTGCGCAATCTCTTCTGCGGTGCTTTGCTTGTTTTCCCGGCAACAGCTGCACTCGCCGAAATCGACATTCTGTCCGTTACATTTACCTGTGAGAACGGAGTTCCGTTGCCGGTGACCTATTTCAACGCGCTTGACGGATCAGGCGCGGCGGCGACGATGGTGGACAACACTCTGGTTGCGATGCGCCAGGTCGAAAGCGGGTCGGGCATCCGCTACGAATCCGTTGGAGATCAAGGAACCTATATCCTGCGGTCAAAAGGCTGGAACGCGGCAATCAGCTATTTGGCGGCAGGCGCCGCCAATGAGCAGGTGATTTATCAGGACTGTTCCAGCCGGTAG
- a CDS encoding cell division protein ZapA, translated as MPEVTIHIGGRGFDVSCRDGEEPFLHAAAKMLDDEAQVLSDQIGRMPEARMLLMAGLLLADKTAATEDKVKALEAKLAEAEAELQSLRNAPAPEPERIEVAVVPPSVTDTLAELAARAEALASVVEEKTAQ; from the coding sequence ATGCCGGAGGTAACCATTCATATCGGCGGGCGCGGTTTTGATGTGTCCTGCCGGGACGGGGAAGAGCCCTTTCTGCACGCTGCTGCCAAGATGCTGGATGACGAAGCGCAGGTTTTGTCCGATCAGATCGGGCGGATGCCGGAAGCGCGCATGTTGCTGATGGCCGGTCTGCTGCTGGCTGACAAGACAGCGGCAACGGAAGACAAGGTAAAGGCGTTAGAGGCCAAGCTGGCCGAGGCCGAGGCCGAGCTTCAATCGCTGCGAAATGCGCCTGCGCCGGAACCCGAGCGCATTGAAGTCGCGGTCGTCCCGCCTTCCGTCACGGATACGCTGGCAGAGCTGGCGGCACGTGCAGAAGCGCTGGCTTCGGTGGTTGAGGAGAAAACGGCACAATGA
- the tkt gene encoding transketolase, producing MDLTALRKANPEHWDKAAAIRTLTLDAVAAANSGHSGMPMGMADVATVLFEKHLKFDASAPNWPDRDRFILSAGHGSMLVYSLLYLTGHADVTLEEIKNFRQLGAKTAGHPENFLINGVETTTGPLGQGISNAVGFAMAEEIQRAHYGKKVVDHYTYVIAGDGCLMEGVSQEAITLAGRHELSKLIVFWDNNNITIDGTVDIADRTDQVRRFAASGWHVIEIDGHDPKAIDAAIVQAKKSNKPTMIACETHIALGHAAQDTSKGHGALTDQDQLEAAKEAYGWPHGAFEVPGNVKSAWKAIGARGTVERAAWEERFAQLSERKQAEFNRAYAFEAPKRLAGAIRAFKKQMSEEQPKLATRASSEKVLNVVNPIMIETIGGSADLTGSNNTKSADMGVFLPENRKGRYIHYGIREHGMAAAMNGMALHGGIRPYGGTFMAFTDYARPSMRLAALMKIPSVFVMTHDSIGLGEDGPTHQPVEHLAISRATPNTYVFRPADTIETAEAWELALTFKDSPSVLSLTRQGVPTVRKDHKTKNLTAQGAYVLAEAEGKRQAILIATGSEVSLAMEAKAMLEAEGIGTRVVSMPCMELFAQQDEAYRKRVLPAGPVRVGIEAAVRAGGWDRWLLGERGREAKAGFIGMSSFGASAPAGELYKHFGITAEATVAKVKELLGL from the coding sequence GTGGACCTGACTGCGCTGCGCAAAGCCAACCCCGAACACTGGGACAAAGCTGCGGCAATCCGCACCCTGACCCTTGACGCCGTCGCCGCCGCAAATTCCGGCCATTCCGGCATGCCCATGGGCATGGCCGATGTTGCGACCGTTCTATTCGAAAAGCACCTTAAATTTGATGCCTCCGCCCCGAACTGGCCGGACCGTGACCGGTTCATCCTGTCGGCTGGCCATGGTTCGATGCTGGTCTATTCGCTGCTCTATCTCACCGGTCATGCCGATGTAACGCTGGAAGAGATCAAGAACTTCCGCCAGTTGGGCGCCAAGACCGCGGGTCACCCCGAAAACTTTTTGATCAACGGTGTTGAAACCACAACCGGCCCGCTTGGTCAGGGCATTTCCAACGCGGTGGGCTTTGCCATGGCCGAGGAAATCCAGCGCGCGCATTACGGCAAGAAAGTCGTGGATCACTATACTTACGTGATCGCGGGCGACGGCTGCCTGATGGAAGGTGTCAGTCAGGAAGCGATCACGTTGGCCGGCCGCCATGAGCTGAGCAAACTGATCGTCTTCTGGGACAACAACAACATCACCATCGACGGCACTGTCGATATTGCGGATCGCACCGATCAGGTCCGCCGTTTCGCGGCCTCGGGCTGGCATGTGATCGAAATCGACGGCCACGACCCCAAGGCCATCGATGCAGCCATCGTTCAGGCGAAGAAGTCGAACAAACCAACCATGATCGCCTGTGAAACCCACATCGCTCTGGGTCATGCTGCACAGGACACCTCGAAAGGTCATGGGGCACTGACAGATCAGGATCAGCTGGAAGCCGCGAAAGAGGCCTATGGCTGGCCCCACGGCGCTTTCGAAGTTCCTGGCAACGTCAAATCCGCTTGGAAAGCCATTGGTGCACGTGGCACAGTCGAGCGTGCCGCTTGGGAAGAACGTTTCGCGCAACTGTCCGAGCGCAAGCAGGCCGAGTTCAACCGCGCCTATGCGTTTGAGGCCCCCAAGCGACTGGCTGGTGCCATTCGTGCGTTCAAAAAGCAGATGTCCGAAGAACAGCCGAAACTGGCCACCCGCGCCTCTTCTGAGAAGGTTCTGAACGTTGTGAACCCAATCATGATCGAGACCATTGGTGGTTCGGCTGACCTGACCGGATCGAATAACACCAAGTCGGCTGATATGGGTGTCTTCCTGCCGGAAAACCGCAAGGGTCGCTATATTCACTACGGTATCCGCGAGCACGGCATGGCCGCAGCGATGAACGGTATGGCCCTGCACGGTGGCATCCGCCCCTATGGCGGTACGTTCATGGCCTTCACCGATTATGCCCGCCCATCGATGCGTCTTGCGGCACTGATGAAGATCCCGTCGGTTTTCGTGATGACCCACGACTCGATCGGTCTGGGCGAAGACGGCCCAACACACCAGCCGGTGGAACATCTGGCCATCTCGCGCGCGACGCCGAACACCTATGTGTTCCGCCCCGCCGATACGATCGAAACCGCCGAAGCCTGGGAACTGGCGTTGACCTTCAAAGACAGTCCTTCGGTGCTGTCGCTGACCCGCCAGGGTGTGCCGACCGTGCGCAAGGATCACAAGACCAAGAACCTGACCGCGCAAGGCGCCTATGTTCTGGCCGAGGCCGAGGGCAAGCGTCAGGCGATCCTGATTGCAACAGGTTCAGAGGTTTCGCTGGCAATGGAAGCCAAGGCGATGCTCGAGGCCGAAGGCATCGGCACCCGCGTCGTCTCCATGCCCTGCATGGAGCTGTTCGCACAGCAGGACGAAGCCTATCGCAAGCGCGTGCTGCCCGCCGGTCCGGTTCGCGTCGGCATCGAGGCCGCCGTGCGCGCCGGTGGCTGGGATCGCTGGCTGTTGGGCGAGCGTGGCCGCGAAGCCAAGGCAGGCTTTATCGGCATGTCCAGCTTTGGCGCCTCGGCCCCTGCCGGTGAGCTGTACAAGCATTTCGGCATCACAGCCGAAGCAACCGTTGCCAAAGTCAAGGAACTTCTGGGACTGTGA
- a CDS encoding DUF808 domain-containing protein, with translation MSGLLALLDDVAGIAKVAAASVDDVVAAAGKAGAKTAGVIIDDAAVTPKYVQGFAPARELPIIWRIARGSVFNKIILLLPVALLLANFAPWLITPLLMLGGSYLCFEGAEKIFHVLFPHGSHVIEEDMKNPDPGHLEEQKVKGAIKTDFILSAEIMTIALAAIEAPNLWMQAATLAVVGIGVTVAVYGSVALIVKMDDVGLFLANNAPTPVGRGMGRGLVKAMPGVMKTLSIVGTAAMLWVGGSIVIHGMEVLGFGWLGHHIHDWAYAIGHSVSDQWVGAVEWISKATMDGVFGLAWGLVLIPVATRIISPLLNKKAKH, from the coding sequence ATGAGTGGTCTTTTGGCCCTGTTGGATGATGTGGCGGGCATTGCCAAAGTTGCGGCGGCATCAGTGGATGATGTGGTTGCGGCAGCAGGCAAGGCGGGGGCCAAAACCGCTGGTGTGATCATTGATGACGCAGCGGTGACACCGAAGTACGTGCAGGGCTTTGCCCCGGCGCGTGAACTGCCGATCATCTGGCGCATCGCGCGCGGTTCGGTCTTCAACAAGATCATACTCTTGCTGCCTGTGGCTTTGTTGCTGGCCAATTTTGCACCGTGGCTGATTACGCCTTTGTTGATGCTTGGTGGGTCATATTTGTGTTTTGAAGGGGCCGAGAAGATTTTTCACGTTCTGTTTCCTCATGGAAGCCATGTCATTGAGGAAGACATGAAGAACCCCGACCCGGGCCATCTGGAGGAACAAAAGGTCAAGGGCGCCATCAAAACGGATTTCATTCTGTCTGCCGAGATCATGACCATTGCATTGGCGGCGATCGAAGCCCCGAACCTGTGGATGCAGGCCGCTACTTTGGCCGTTGTGGGGATTGGCGTGACGGTGGCCGTCTATGGGTCGGTGGCGTTGATCGTGAAGATGGATGACGTGGGGCTGTTTCTGGCGAATAACGCTCCAACTCCTGTTGGTCGTGGTATGGGCCGCGGCTTGGTCAAAGCGATGCCCGGGGTGATGAAAACCCTGTCGATTGTGGGAACCGCGGCGATGCTGTGGGTCGGCGGCTCAATTGTGATCCACGGGATGGAGGTGTTGGGCTTTGGATGGTTGGGCCATCATATCCACGATTGGGCCTATGCAATTGGGCATTCGGTTTCTGATCAATGGGTTGGCGCAGTTGAATGGATATCCAAGGCCACGATGGATGGCGTATTTGGTTTGGCCTGGGGATTGGTTTTGATCCCGGTGGCGACCCGGATCATTTCACCACTGTTAAACAAGAAGGCGAAACATTGA